cacaaatttgaatttcattatcaatATGGTTGGTGCTTCATGTAAACGTCACGATCAACTACAAGCTGCTCAAGCAGAAAAAATTGCACATATGCGAGCTATTGGTGATCTTAAAACTGGAAAAGGAGCTAACCAAATTGGCACTTTGAAACGAGCTGGTGATACTCGTTGGGGTTCTCATTATAATTCTATTTGCAGCCTAATAAGTATGTTTAATGCTACTTGTTCAGTGCTTGAAATAATTAGAAGAGAATGAGCTAATTACTCTCAACGGGGAGATGCTAATGCTGCTTATAAAATGGTTACATCCTtcgaattcatttttattttacatttgatgaagGAAATCATGGGTATCACTGATGTTCTTTGTCAAGCtttgcagcaaaaatctcaagacattttgAATGCTATTAATTCAGTTTCTACTGCAAAAAAACTTATCCAAAAGCTGAGAGATGATGATTGGGAGAAATTGCTTGAGAACCCAATTTCGTACAAATGTTTAAGGTGCAACAGCCCTTttgactaatatatatatatatatgtatatgaaaCTTTAAGAATTAATTTTAAGATTGTGAAGATTTAATTTTCACTGTGAATTGGGGTGCGTTTGGTAAAGTTTGttatggtctttttttttttaatagaaataagAAGTGGTTGActtgatataaagtagaaagcaattttgaattttttatatgaaaacatgaaaaatattttgttttgtagtgaattttttttgtttaaataacaataaaaagttattaatgtaatataaaaagtaaaaaaaattaaaatgttttgaacgtaattttttaaaagaaattgaagttGGAGGGAAATgagtttgccaaacaagccccaaGGTTTCTGTCATTTCAAATCAATGGAGAGGAGCCTTATCCGATCAAATGAAATCACAGTAATCAAAGGGTGGAGGGAGCAAGTTCTATTCTACAATAGCATCCGAAGGTCTCGTTTGCTTCGTGAAATAAAATgactatttttatgtttttctaaaatatatatatatatatatatatatatattaaaaggaatagttatttttcaaaataaataaataaaataagaggagTCTTATCACGTTGTcgtcctttcttttcttttatttttttctctggCAGCTCAAAAGCAGACTTTTGACTAGGTGGAAATGTTTAAAAAGCTTACTTTGACCAAGAGGAATTTTTGGCTTCTGGATAACTTGCCAACTTCCCAGGATGGTTCCTGGAAAGCATGCAGAAGCCAACATGGCTGCTAGGGGGGACACCTCAGGCTAAGGCTCAAAGAACAATTAGCATCCTCTTGAAGTATGCAAAACAGATATACATTGTATCGATATGAGTAGCAAAGGAAATCCGACTAGGTTGAATCCAAGTACTATAAAAACCAAACGAAATAGATGCAGTTGTGACATACTAGTTTTCTATTCCTTCCCAGCATTTATATAGCAAATAGGTGATTTGTCTTAGCTATtttcatgttaaattactatttattcgaaatttttatttataaaaagtgttagatttaatcatttaattaatattttagcaATCCCCCTCACGTGTGAAACCAGAcaatacgtaaaatattttaattaaaatgatgtAAACTGCGAGAGTCAGGATTCAAACTCCTAACTTCTATTCTGACACCATGTTAAATCGTCACTTATCTAAAAACCGTAAGCTCATAAAAAATGATagacttaatcatttaattaatattttacctCGAATAATATGCATTTCCTCTAGTGACAATCAATTTACAAGTGACCACCAATCATACTGAGGGGATTTTCCCACCAAAATTTAGATAGATGGAGATACAACTTCTAATTTGTCATATTAGCATACAATTAAGAGTTACATTAAGCAAAGCTTGCAATTTTTGTTCAATGGTCTTATCAAATATGGCCAATATATTTGCTACAATTCTTGATTGTCCTCGTTACTTCTGCTGCTACTGTACAAGATCTAGATCTGCATCAATTGTGAGATGAACGACAACAGGATCGCCTACTGACCATCTTTTAATGTAATGGCCTTCCCCAAAATGAAGAAATATTTAAGAAATATTTCACTGAACTGGATTTGCTCCTTCCATCTATACTGTCTAGTGGTCGAGTATCAGGGTACTAACTCAGAGGCTATCAAACTGTTGAAACCATAGGGCATTGTAGTTCTTTCTGGCTGCAACTTTAGAAGGGGTATAAATGTTTCTTCGGATTTGTTCAATAATCTGTGTAGTGCATGGCGCATAGAATGGAAAGGCAGAAAAAATTGTTGACTGTGCTAGTTTAGTTAAAGCTATAGCAGGGGGACAGGATCTTTTACCCCATCTCCAAGTTAGCAGATGTGGTAGCATGACTTCTTGGAATGGATGAAGGTGAAACAAGGAGATTCATATAACtaaaaaccaacaacaacataCTGAACTGTGTTAGAACCAGCTTCTATGAAACTTGAACCTACATAGATTTACTCCCTGCAAATGAAAGCGATTCTCTGTCATGAGGCCTGGAGAGGACTTCATGCTCGCAACCTAAAGGCATGACAGGTTGAATGCTGCCTGGATTCAGTGGAAAAAGCGTTTTGTAGTAACCATCCATAATGGCCATAAAATTGCAAGTTTCTGCGACCTTAGGAATCTGTTCATAATAGACATGCAACACTTATTATacagaaaaattaaatcattaagCTTAAGGAGTAACATTCTTAAACAAAATTTTGGGCAGCAATATCTTGTATCAGTAGACTATAGTACAATTATAGTCTCATCTGAGAGGTGGTTGCAAGTAGTATTTTCCTGTTAGTCCATTGTTGCAAAACGGGCGCCTTTAATTTAAATAGTATGTCCCCTTCTCAATGGATAACCATTTGCCACCACTGGGAAATTTGTTCTCAtcttaaattgaaaattgagaTGATTTTAATTATACCAATAGAAACCAAGTCACACAAGCACCCTTGTTCATGTTCCTAGTCGAAGGGCAGAGGTGCCAGACTCAGTAAGCAATCAAGCAAGACAAAGTAACAAACCATATCATAAATGCATTAGCGGATAAATGTGCAAAAGGAATGTTGTTTGCAAGAAAATGACAACATCATGTCATGCAGCAACCAAGGATCTCGCATGGTTCGGTAACAGCATGAACGCCCCAAGTGTGTAAATTTTTACTAGCTTTCTTCATTACAAAATAGTtccctctccatttcaagtcattttatggtcaggattttgttttgttacatcTAATAGTATACTTactgtcacattatttaaaattttaaatgacgtggcaatatatatataccatatgaCAACATATACACTATTAGATCTGTGCAATCTAATATTGACCATGAAATagttaaatgaaatggagaggatcttgaTCCATTCATTATAGATGCCAAAAGCAGTAGGCCACTTATTACAAATAACAACCTAAGAAATAAGAATTCGTTTAATGACCCACATGCATTACAATCTATTATATGTTGTCCATATGGCCTAGCCTGTCTACCTCAAAGTTTCCCAATAGAGTTGCTATTCCAGCTtccaaagtaataaaaatataaattcaagTTCTGGAGAAAAATTCTACTTTCTTAGCCTAACACTAAACCCAATTATCCCATGAATTCTAAACCATTGAAGTACAAGACAAGGAAATAGCCACTAAGCAAAAGTGAGTACCTGGTAAATGTCACGCATATAGGCATGAAGATTGGGATACTCGAGTAGCTTCTTCTTGGTGCACTTGAAGAGGACATTGTACACAAGATCGAACCGAATCAAAGTGGTAAACAGGCATATATCTGCAAGGGTCAATGCACCTCCACACAAGTAGCGGAAACTACCCAAGTGATCATCTAACATCTCCAATGTACTGAACAACTCATTCACCGCCGTATTGTATGCCTCTTGGCTTTGAGCAAACCCACATCTGCCAAAATGCAATATCATAACACATTCAACATGTCACACCAATCCAAGCACATGACCATTCTCTTCCATGTAAAGAAAATTCCAATAAAACCCAAATAAATCAATGAAATGCTTGATACCGCTTTTACTACAATCCTTTACAAAATCATGCGACAATAtcttaatagtaaaaaaaaaaatcaagatatcATGTCAGCTTGCAAGAAAGACTGTAATAGCTCGGGCATTTCTTACCTGTAAACCCCATTATTGACAGTTGGGTAAATTATGCGATTCCATTCCTCAATCTTTCCCTTCAGTGGCTCCGGGGATAGATTTAAACCTTGATTGCCCGCTATCCCGTTTAGTCCCGAATTGAACAATTCAATTATATCGTAACTCTCATTGCAGACCACCTCTTTCCTTTGCACATCCCACAGCATTGGCACGGTGGACCGCCCATCATACCCTCCTCTCCTGAGCTTATAAACCTCTCTCAGATTTCGGCACCCATTGGCATAGTCCCGCGTCGGGACGAGGACATCCCTATCCGCGTATGGGATATCCTTGAATTCCCACGAGCCATCAACTCCCGGGGAGGCTATTGAGACGGGCACGGCCTCTTCGAGGCCCTTGAGGGCCCGGACTATGAGGGTCCGGTGGGCCCATGGGCAGGGGAGGCCCACGTAGAGGTGAAGAGCGGTTGGGCTTTGGCGGGTAAAGCCGGTTGCACGGAATCTGGAGGTGGGTCTGGAGTAACCGCCGGAGGGATCGGAGGGGGCGAGCTGGGACATCATGAGCTGCCACGCGGAGTGCCAGGCGGTGCGGACGGTGGAGATTAGGAGGCCCGGCGGGAGGGATGGACCCCAGAGGAGATTGGTTATGGAGGTGAGGAGAGAAgggtttgggggtggggggttTTGGTTCAGGGACATTCTGGTTGTGCTGACGTGGCATGAGGTGGCGGGTTTGAGATTGGAGAGGTTGGGGGTTTTCTTGGGTGGTGGTGGGATGGGGAGGAGGTGGGGGATGAGGAGGGAAGTGTTGGGCATTTTTGTTCAGTTCGCCAGTAAGCTGTAGCTTAaccaaaataatgtaaaaagaTTTAGTATAGctatttgtgttattttttaaaataattgctCTAGATAAGAATTTAATTATCATTGCAttaaacaaacaatttaaaatataaaatacttttaTGGGAAGTACAAGGTTAGAGAGTGAGAGTCTCGTTTCTTTTATAGAGAGAGCTAGAGCTTTAACATTTTtgtgccgggggagggaggcttcacGCCACCCTCATCTTGAAGTTGGTCCCCCTAGCCTTTCTAAGGTTAGGATGGTTTTTTTGGCCCTCCCCGGTGTGAACCAGTGGAGGTTAGATGTCTTCTGGTTTTTaggctgtggagttttgtttCTCTTGACTTGTATCGGTGGTGGTTGTTGTTTCTCATAACTTTTAGAGCTATGgagctttttcttctctttctgttGCTCTCTTTTTTTGGCAGGAGCTACACTAGCAATTGGTTGAGGAGAGCGGTCGTTCGTGGTGTGTCTCCAGCGAAGGTATTGTCTGGTCGTGCAAAATTTGGAGATATCTTTGgagctagatttttttttatcttcagCTGGTTTTCTCTTGACACGCGCTCTTTCGTGGTGGTCGCCGGCTTCTTCCAGTCCGGTTGTGTCAAGCCACGGTCGTGGTGGTCCCTCCTGCTCGGCGCATGGCTAGCACACGTCAAGGAGTTTTCTCTCGCTGAACTAGTGTGTGAGGGCCACAGCCTGTCGTTTCCGGTGGTGGTTGGTGGATCGATGTTTCCGAATGTGGGGCTTTTGAACACGGCGCGTGCCCTGCACGCACCGACTCCAATGACGGCACGTATCTTGCACGCGCCGGTTCTGGTGACGACGATTTTCGACGCTGGTTGTTTTGTGGTTATCACGCAgctttttgtattattattttttttgtacatcATTGTCTCTGTTCACAGTTTACCTTTGTAATTGACTGTAAATTATTTGGGCATTTTATGTGGCTTGCAAGCTAGACCAGACCCTCTCATTTTAGTTGGGTTGTGCTTCGGTGTAAAGAGAATACCTAATTGTTTGTTCATGCAATTTTAGTTTGTTGCTTAGGAAGCTGCTTTAAGTTAGGTTTGTTCATAACTTAGTGGTTAGGGATTCTGTATCTCTATTCACTACCTTGAGCCTACGGACGTGTGTTGGTAGCTTTCGAGATGGTAGTTTACCTTCGGGCTTATTATTAATGGAAGTTCCAACTCtcattcaaaaatatatatataatacttttaACCGCTATTTCATATTTGCTACCCGCATATGGCATCCgtattctctttatatataatatatattatatacatctatatttaattaaatttactaaaacgacgtcgttttgaattttataagtttatgacatttaggttatgttaggtttttttttctattatctCAAAGTTATACCTCACtacatttactttttctttggaTAATTTAAATCCCGATTACTCTATGAAACAATGATCTTTTATGGCTGATAatcgtgaattgtgtaacaagtgaaatattaatttatttaagcttgcatatagtaataaccacaTTATTAATCTtgtatatagatttagatagtaatgaAAAACGTCAATTATCTCATATGCGGATAATAATCGCATCTAATAACTGCAATAGTAGCGCGGATGCGGATGCGGATGCGGATGCGAATACGAATGCGAATACGAATGCGGATACGAATGCGAATACGAATGCGGATACTTAAAAGTGATATACGCATTATGTGAATACAACATCATTTTAATAAAGGTCGTAATTCCAGAGGAATTAATACCGCAGGGCATAGAGGGAAAGGTCATAAGTGTCTATAtcgtaaaattaatttttgacgAAAATACGAATATTGCTAATAAGCGTATCCGCATTTTCACTTATAATTAGTAGAAGGTGACCACCACGTGAcgttttctttctcttcttaattttaattttaatttttttcaagtaGTGTTCTATATATGTAaggtttttcaaaataaattagtgtactgaattgaaaacattttttcaaatgtaGATCACATAAAAAAagacatttaaaaataaatttacttctttctcaaaccaaaaacacaataaattctcaaaaatacattaaaaaaaaatcaatatttttaatttatatgtttatttatattGATTTATACATATGATTGCCCATTAAAGATTTATTGCGAACTCAGCGGCACATACGCTTGCAAAAGAGGAAATTCAGTTTGTCGCAGATCGAGTTTGGCTTGATTGTTATCCGAATAGTATTAGAGAGATTGTAATTTCAGAGTTACCTACTCTGATCCATTAAGAGTTTTATGCTCTTGTTGTTTACCCGTTTAATGAATGAAATCAGTATGAAtgtttatcaaaaaaagatttattgaccatcgttcaaaaaaaaaaaaaatttttttgacCATTTGTGACAACCTGTAAAAATACTAGTCACATATTTGTTATTACTTTAAAAGAAttagtaaaattataattagagttttctaaaataatttataaaactcaattttatttaataagaaattagttttaaattattttaaatatatatgtttaaattAAAGTTTCGTACATACAGACAGTCAGATATATAGTAAACGAAATCTATTGATAATCCAGGATTAATGGTACTAATTACTGAAGAAAAGAGAATGGTAAAAGTACCATCGTTGAGGGCGGGAAACCCAGGAAGCCTACCGCAGACGCTGTATACATGTAGCCCTTCTATTTTCTCCGTGCATTTTTTTCTCCACAACTGCTGTACTGTTCAAATCCAACCAATCATCCAGACTCAGACTGGGCCTTTCTTCACTTGTCCACTAGCTTGAGGTAATTTTTGCGCGTATCAGAGAATCTAAAGCCAAGTATTATCACTGGGGGACTGGGTTTTTCAGAGGGCTTGGAAGAAGATGGGCTGGAACCACCCGGACATTAGCTTGGAGGAAATGGTGAAACTGACAAAAGGGTTCGTAGATATACTGATTCTGGCATCTGGGTATCAATCCTCTGGTCGTCTTGCCCACTGGGATCCCCAAAACATCAAGAAAGCCTTTCAGTGGGGCCTCTTCTTTGAAAATGTCAGTATACATATGCTTGAGTGTGTGCCTGTGGGTGTGTTTGTGTTGTTGGATTACTGGTTTTATGGAATATCACTAGGAATCTCTTAGATATTGAGATTGATGATCAGGCATATGAGGCGGGTTTCTGGGTTTCctagcccatatatatatatatatatattttttttttcacattcatTGTGAATAAATATTCCATAATCGAAATTACAACTAtaagaaaaataggaaagaaaaaacaaaattttcaaaatttgattttgccTCTACGAAGTGTAGGAACTTATTATCATGAGAGATTTTATGTTGGTGGCAAGATGTTAACTGGctcgttattttattttattactattattttttgtacattTGCATTTATGCTGTTCTATGGATTTCCACAAGTTCTTGGGAGATAGAAAGATACTCTTTTTACTTTGCGCTAATATTTCTGTTAGTTGATGACATAGCAGTAAGAAGTTTTCTCTGTATATGATGCTCTCCTGATTTTATAAACCCTTTATTGGTTTCTCGGTGGTGGGATACTTGCTATGGATTGCTGATTTTTTAGTAGGGTACATTGTGTTTATTGTATCGATCATGGGTGTATATATGTCTGATTTTTCTGCTGCAACTAATAGCATAATGTGTTTACATGTGTTATCTCTTTTCTGATTGAAGTTcaagtttgttttgattttttcatCAGGTTATGCATCAATTCCTTTGCTTTTAGCTGGGGTAGCATAActgcagtttttttttgttttcctggTAATAATGGGTAACCttcttaacaataaaaaaaaatgtctaggTGTTTAGCCGTTTGAGCAACTCAGATGTTTACCAGGAGTCATTGGAGGAACTTGATGCAGCTCTATCTGAAATGACTTCCAATGCTTCTTTCCCTCAGGTTGTGGATAgtatttctttcttcaatttttttatttttttatttatttttatatatataccttgatTTTAGAACTAATCAGATTACTTGTGACAATGTGATTGCtttgttatataaaaaaaaaagggtcttgCACATCTGACGTCTGCTACTCTTACCAAGGCACGGGGATTTGTATTAGAACATTTTATCCAAACTTTACCTTTAAGGGATTCACATCTCAGAGCTTTTCTGACCGCAGTCATTGAGATGGAGCTTGATGAACTATCAGAAACAGAGCATGATTGCCTAAATGCATATCTGAACAAGTTGACTCTGCAGAATACATCACTTAACTCAATTCCAGATGACAGGGGTTTCACGAAGGATTTAGTTATTTCATCCCCAAACATTGCTTCAATTAACAAGATTGAAAAATGCATTGGTGATGATTTTACAAGGTATGCTGTTCAAGAGATCTTCAAGAGGCGGTGTGCAGTGTCTTGCATATCAACAGTTGAGACAGGCTTGAATACTCTCTCAAATGTCATCGGACATAGCAGTCAGTCTGATAGTAATTTACTCAATGAACAACTAAAGAATGAAAATGCTTTAATGTAAGTTAATATTGTATTGAGTATTTTTTTCAGCGCTAAAAATGCCCTTTAGTCCATTGCTaaacccttcttcttctttctttctttctttcttttttttttttcttttttttttaaatttttttttttttaatgttgctATTAAGTCCACTAAACTTTCATAAAATTCTATGTGGTGCTCAGGTCCCTAGACCTATAAAATCAATTTGATTATTGCAAATTTCAAGTTATGATAGAAAAAGTCAATTTTTTGTTCCTCTTCAACAAAATTCTTAAAACGACAACCTTATCTCTCGGTAGTTTAGTTAGTGCATCTGTTTAGAAGCATTTAAATAGGCGTTTAAGAAAATGCCTCCATTTGCTATGTCTATGGAAGTGGAAATTACTTGGAGCTTGTAACTGGTATGTAGACAATGATTTTAAGATTCGGTTTAAATATGTTGGGAGTTTATATGGTTGTAACAAATGTTTTCTCACGTATCAGATCTTGGTTTAACAGGGTAATACCCAATACATAATCAGAAATTTTCTGGACTGAGTTTTTAACAACTATGTGTTGAGATATAGCTACTGTAGCAGTTGCTACTCAAGAACATATTGTGGATCATGGCTGTTCTCATTCATGTCGCAGAATGTTGACTTTCTTTACTATATTCAAGAGATAAAAGTTGATAAAATCTGCTTTACCGGTTGGCATCATCATATGTCCTGAGAAATTACATGTTAATGTTTACCTGTTTCACAGCTGTTGCATCTGAAGACCTGGTTGGCCTCAATAAAAGACACTGATAGCATAGTTAATGCTGAACTTGGAGAtgtcatgtgtttttttttttttttttttctccattataATATTCCTTTTCTAAGAATTTTAGTACCCTTGATTTGCTTGAGAGCTCATAGACCTTCCACGCTAGCAGTTTaacaacagatttttttttattatttatttatttatttttttgaatagtttAACTCAGAAGTTTGTTTATAACTAACAcagaattttgtttatattgaTTTTTGCCAATCACTGAAGATAAATAGAAGTGGTGACATTTTGTGAAACCATAATATGCCCTTATTCTTTAAGAAAATGGCTTAGAGACTCATTCAATGATAAAAACGAAATTGGTTCTTTCAGTTCTTGTTGTTATTAGAAAGGGTCAATTCTATTTCATAAGATATTCAAGAGTTCTTaagtgaattttattttgttgctgCTGTGTGCTAATCAACTTGCCTTATGGTATGTAGTTTGTTGACATTTTTCATGAATATTGTATTGAGTCAGATTGGCCGGACAAATCTTCATGACTTTACTGGTAAGGCCTGAAAGGGATGTATTTGACTTTCTTATTCAGAAATGTAGAACTGTTGCTGGAGTTCATCACGTGGAAACACTGGAAATCAAGGATTCTCTCATATTTTCTTGATAAGAGAACTGTTAGATTAGTCTCAGGTGCCAGCTTGATATTTTCTGCTCCTAAGGTTCAGTGGATACAAATTTTTCAAGGGCTAAATATTTCAGCCAAAAACAGTGAGAATGATTCTATTGAAATAATTGTAAGTCAGTTAAATTCTTGAAACAAATTATAGAAACATATTTCCCATAGTTCAATGTTGATTTGTtaaaggtttgatttttctcCAGCAATTTCTATCACACATATGCATGCTTGCTATGTAGTTGCATCAGAAAAGCTGAAAGGGCTTCCCAATGTTGTAATTTATTGCAAGGTTGAAGGAAGAAAGCTCCAATCTATCAATGTTGCTTAAATTGCCCAATCACAGACATAATGAATGTATTGGTAGTTGAGGTGCTTGTCTTTGAGGATCCTATACCTGTCCAAGTCTCACTTTGCTTCTAATATCATACATATTTTTTATACTTAAATTGGGTACTAGCATTATGCAAAATTACACCAGATGCGTCAAGGTACTGCTCCCTAGGCTAGCCTTTGAGGCTACAGAACTTAGTAGCCCACGGCataagctttttaattttgttatgagATTGGAAACAAACATTCACCGTTCTACAGGTTCTTGCCTCACATGTATTAGGTGACCAGAGTATCAAGTTATGGTACAAACTTTCTTTGTTTAGGTTTATTAGGACTGAGAATATattaaattctctctctc
The Alnus glutinosa chromosome 14, dhAlnGlut1.1, whole genome shotgun sequence genome window above contains:
- the LOC133857970 gene encoding uncharacterized protein LOC133857970, which translates into the protein MPNTSLLIPHLLPIPPPPKKTPNLSNLKPATSCHVSTTRMSLNQNPPPPNPSLLTSITNLLWGPSLPPGLLISTVRTAWHSAWQLMMSQLAPSDPSGGYSRPTSRFRATGFTRQSPTALHLYVGLPCPWAHRTLIVRALKGLEEAVPVSIASPGVDGSWEFKDIPYADRDVLVPTRDYANGCRNLREVYKLRRGGYDGRSTVPMLWDVQRKEVVCNESYDIIELFNSGLNGIAGNQGLNLSPEPLKGKIEEWNRIIYPTVNNGVYRCGFAQSQEAYNTAVNELFSTLEMLDDHLGSFRYLCGGALTLADICLFTTLIRFDLVYNVLFKCTKKKLLEYPNLHAYMRDIYQIPKVAETCNFMAIMDGYYKTLFPLNPGSIQPVMPLGCEHEVLSRPHDRESLSFAGSKSM
- the LOC133856593 gene encoding uncharacterized protein LOC133856593 codes for the protein MGWNHPDISLEEMVKLTKGFVDILILASGYQSSGRLAHWDPQNIKKAFQWGLFFENVFSRLSNSDVYQESLEELDAALSEMTSNASFPQGLAHLTSATLTKARGFVLEHFIQTLPLRDSHLRAFLTAVIEMELDELSETEHDCLNAYLNKLTLQNTSLNSIPDDRGFTKDLVISSPNIASINKIEKCIGDDFTRYAVQEIFKRRCAVSCISTVETGLNTLSNVIGHSSQSDSNLLNEQLKNENALINVELLLEFITWKHWKSRILSYFLDKRTVRLVSGASLIFSAPKVQWIQIFQGLNISAKNSENDSIEIIELLLLGCIASRWNCLIEHFTSVSYYSRTIPEQYNELCNLVLGRSQSLNSINSKESGILDYLTGLLGGQLYELWKISPALAAAAIPRWSPLLRLYLSEVVTQFKGDFSTMRCCSCSQDMKEHNTCELAERIWCLYIIHVQGSHLLHGATSAR